The genomic DNA AAAACCTGTCGATGTACATAAGCTTCTAAATCTTGTGGTTGTCCTTCAATCGGCAATTAGTGTTGTTCCAGCACAGCACAACTTTCAGAAACTCTGTTTTCATTACATACTCAACCATCCCGTTTTCTTACGTGGGGATGTGTAGAGTACGGTTGTCCGTTCCATGGAAACAGGAGTTTGGGTATTTGAGCTTAATTGATACACGCCGTCTTTCTAATAAAGTTTTTGGCAACATATCAACAATCGTATTAAACAAGTTTTCATATATTGTAAGAGTTGATGTTTTTAAATCAgttcaacaaattattttaaagaatttaattgatatatgttgttgttacttgttagtgtaaaaaattactataatatttgtattttttttttgaaggaactatAATATTTGTATGACAAGTCATGTTTTTTTAGTTCAGTAATAGTATGACAACATGTTATTTAATGCATGTTAGAATTAATGAATTTTAGATTCTTATCGACACATGCAATGTTTGTGTTATTTACGGTGCATCTCTTTTAAACTGATTTATTTTACATCATAAgtaatttgttaaaataaaaggaGTTTGTTTGAAACATATTGTCAATGTAAATTAGTTTTTCACTGTCATCCAGCGAtaaattactaattttttttttttacttcatgtATTAGTTTTAAAATACACTGAATAAATGGATTGATGtggtaaaatattatatttttatcggATGAAAGTCTAAAATTGTTTTACAGCATTTTTTTGTACAAGTTTGAATGCATGTCTTCTAAATTCAACTAAAAAGCAAGGATGACAAAATGGATGGGTTGGGTATGTTTAGATTGGATTATAATtcatggataaaaaaaaattattcattcatGTTCTTTATCCAAGCTCAGtcaatttttttccattaaaCATAAAATCCATATAATTTATCAATGATCATCTTTTTAACGGATGAATATCCATACAATCCATAAAATTATGttgaaaaatactaaaattattataaaatcttattattttttgacaaacaaaattgtaacttatttttattaatattatttgaagCAAATGAGGTACAGATGTATCTCTAGCGTCATAAGTggattaaaagtataaattagAAGTGGTGTTGTAAAAGTTCAAGAAAATTTGTATTAGATTATACTGAAAAGTTtgaataggcttaattgcacttttagatctctatcttttcaaaagttgcggttaggaccccttaattaatttaaatacaaaacagccccctatgttttgattctttggcagttttgaacccccacgtggcacctcactaatggactgggggtccaaaactgccaaagaatcaaaatatagggggttattttgtatttaaattaattaaggggctgtaaccgcaacttttgaaaagataggggtccaaaagtgcaattaagccgtTTGAATATTTGTATGGAACCGAAgcattttttacaaaaccaaaaatatacttcctccgtttcaaaataaattgaatggtataaaaagaaaaaattcttattgtattgaaaactgaaaatcacatctattttaaaacaatttttttttttttttttttttttttttttgctaaatcgaTAAGAGGGAGAATTACATGTAAAAATAGGGGAATCCTTAGAGAAAAGAAGAATTTCCATCATTGTGGAAGTGTTGAGGGAAAGTAAAGAAGTTCGAAAATGAAAAAGCTTGCGAGAAAGTTTCGTAGAAATTCAGAAGATCACAAATACTCTCTTCCTGTTCACGACGATGACTCTCGCCCCCTCGATTCCAAAggtcttcttctttttttcttctgttgtAAATTGTTATTCCTTTTTTAACgctggttttgattttgatgtacAGAGCAAGAAGAGTTGGTTCGTTCTTTAGAAACAAATCAAGCTCACCAAAGTCGCTTTTGGAGGGTACAtttacaaatttcaatttcgatgcaatattacattttttttttctttcctttttacaCAAATTGATTGAAATCTATAAAGAGTGAATAAGCAAATCGATGCTTGAAATTGTAAGTATCCGTCAAAATAGTTCTTATTTTGGCGAATCGGCAAATACCTTCCTGAAATTGTAAGGTGTCACATCATAGCCTTTATAGGTAGAAGTTAATGGAGGGatcattttgaattatattctACATTTTCAAGGGATTTTTCTGCCAATTCTCATATAAGATAGGCTATTTCGACCGATGCTTATGAGTTCGAGGATCAATCTACGTATTCACTCATCAATAAAATATTGAGCTCATGCTaacctaatttttgtttttgatttgttaGACTGTATTTGCGGCTCTAGTCTCGTGTTACATCCTGTTTCTCTTGTACTCCATCTTCCACCAAGTttcatctccatgggaactgGTATGCTTCAAGTACCCTAGTTTCTTTCGACTACGAAACAATAATTCATATGCAAGATAAGTTTTTTTGTAGTTCTTCTGTGATCATGTCCCTCTAGAAGTGGACACGTGTGGAAATGCTATGCATACATATTCTTTTTCACTCTAGAAGTGGACagaaattttgttttatctttttctgAATTTAATGGTTATTTCTTGACCCAATTTTGTTGCtgcctttctttgttttttgatgCACAGCGGTATCATGCTTACTTCATGGAGGAGATCGACTCATGGATGATTATATCTGCAGGTTCACTTCTCTTTTTATTGAGGATCTTGTACATATGTTTCAGCTTCCTATGTTATATCATGGCCTGTTTCTTTGATTCTTATTGTATTGTCCTTTAACTATATAACTGCGGATTTTAGACCCTTTATATTGAGTTTGCACCCTTTGACTTCCTTCTATGCTTGTAGTCTTGTACTAATTTGCGATTGTGGATGAAATATGATATGCTATTCACTTTTCAAATTTTCAGGACTATTACTGTAAACTTTTTTAACTGTATGACTTTTACAGATTTCGTGGCTATTTTAGCATTTTCATTTGCCATCAAAGGACTTCTTCATGAGTCAATGCATCACAGGAGATGGATCTGGTACTCATGGTATACTGACATTGTTCTGGCAATCTTCTGGTTATATTACATGTCCAGGTAAAGTTCTTAAATAAGCATCAACAAAAGCAATTTATATACTCCTTATGAATTCAATATATTGGTAAACCAGTTATAAACTTATGATATGAGTTGTATTCATTTCATATTTGTTCTAGATGTTCTTATTGAATATATTAAACATGTGTCATGATATATGCTTTGTGGATTATATAGCCTTAGTTAGAGAATGGggagaaaaataaatggaaagttGTGGAGGTAGTGACAAACTTTGGACGCACTTGACTTTTGCCAAAGTAGAAATAAAATAGAGTATAAAATGCAAGTTTAACAAGAGTGACCTTTTCACGAGGATAGTGTAACTCCATATAGATGCAAGTGAAAAGTATTTATCAAATTAGTAGAAATCATAGGGGGGAATTATGACTGCTATCCAATATAACTTATATGCAGGAAGGAAAATTACAATGCGAGTTGTATGTGGTACATGTTGCACCAAAAACTATAAATATTTGCTAGGCATGATCTGctcttcaatttttcttcttgctCACTACTCATCTATTGGATACTCATACAAtacaactttttaattttaatctatcTTTTTATCCTTAGATAGAAGTCATATTTCCCATATATGACTTAAATCATTATGATAAATACCTTTTCTCTTGCTTCAATGTGGGAGTTTTTGAATGTATTTACCCCATCTTGGCAGCAAATATCAACTTAGAGGTGAAACTTGAAGAGCATACAACATCACAAGTTTGATGTTTTAAGTAACATGGGCTAATCGTACTAACTACAACGAGATCAATGGGTGTGTTGTTAACCATAGGATTAAAGCAAGATGGTTGAAATAGAACAATACTACTGATAGAAAAGTATTGCTCAATAAATTTTGCTTTAGTTATCAGTATCTTATATACATGCAAGTCATATCTTGATAAGGATCCCTAGTGTATGTCTATTTTTGACATATATCTCATTAAATCTCGATTCACTCATAAGTAATAACTATGATGAATGCTAATTCATTCTAATGAATCATTACTGAAACTCTGTTTACTCGAGCACACTTTTTTGTCAATTTGATATAGTTtgccatttttcttttatcatttcatTTATGACTTAAAACTTCAATTATTTAGAAGCTCGTATATGATATATCAACTTATAATTTTGATATGTTACTtatctttaattaaaaatgtcatttttattgGATGATATGTCACTTATCTTATGGTTCACGTGAAGATTTGAATATTGGATGATAAAAAGGCTACATGAGATTATTTGGTTGCACAAGACAAGATTAGGAATAAAATCATTAGAGAAAAAGTTACAGTAGCTATCATTGTTGGAAATATAGTGATGTCTTATTTTAAGTAGTTTGGATGTGTTTGGAGAAGACTCATAGTTCACTGGTAAGAGATAGAGgaatacaaaaaatattgatcaagttTAGTTGAACTTAATTCATAGCAGGAAATTATTGCACCATTTGGCTGTTAGTTGCATTCAGTTTGGATTTTCTAGCTGCATGAATCAAAAGGGTCTGCAATTGGgcacaaataaaattgaaatgtatATAAAAGAAGAGTGTACCAATTCTACTCCAGTAAAAATCGAATAAAGTACAAAATGATTGTTTTCCCTATTGTAGTGCTCTTTCAGCACCCTCTTCAATTGTGTTTTCTGCTGGTTGCATGCTCTGTTTCAGGTGCTTCTCATCTTTCACTGTGTGATAATAACAATCTTTTTTGGTAGGTTGCCGAAGTTCCATTGGGATGTTATCTGGCTGCCATTTGGTCCTCTTAGGTAAGCCACAATTCTATTTCCGggtctgtctgttttttgttttgaaagcaGTAACTAAATAATAGGTGCATTGCTCGGTTATCCTGATTCAGTGCGTCTACAATCTGTCTCTACGTGGATCACTTACTAACTGAGTCATCAGAAGAGATAAAAAAGCTTCATGGATACATGTATGCCTACAAAGCAAGCTAGAATTGGGGTGATTAAGAATAAACATGAGAAGCAGTTTGGAGCAGAATGATAAGATAAACTGAAATGTATATTCCATTTATTTATCAGCCACCAGCACAAAACAGAGATGGCATGAGTTATAACATACTTGGGTTGATTCAATCCAATGGAAATGGCATTGTTTTTGGGAGAACGAACTAGTAACAATTTTGGATCCTGTATATCGAAAtagttgagtttttttttttgaataaatagtatTGGTTCTTTAGGTGGTAAAAAATAGGATTTggttcttattttaatttatttttcctttaatttattttaaaaatataaaaaagatgtTGTCCAATAAAAAGGTCGCACTTATGTATCGTAACACCTGAAATAGAAATAGAATTATTAGTCTACAAATCCTAGTTGGcaaatgttgaaattgttaaGTTGGACGTTGTAATCTGGATTCGAACTCGGTATTTCTCATTTGTGTTTAAGTTTTCAACTGTTAATTGTCACTTTATcaatctataaaataaatagaattattatattttctttgttttttctatttcaaaatttgtacaattatcttaaaaaatatgCTGTGTTTATATACCTTTTATAATCGTATGAAAAATTTAGGGATTATgaaggaaaatatattttttagattcttgataataagtttttaaattttgaaaatttcagtTCAATATAATGTTGAATATAGTTTATTAACTATACCTAATATTTTAATGGCTTATTTGATCCAATGGTTTCctaaataatttcaagttttcattttggtcccacaattaataaaacgtacgTTTTAGTCCCTTACTTTTTCGTCTGTTTGCCGAATGAATCCTGACTGTTAAGTTTAACCCCAAAAGATGTCTATTGTGGACCAATCTTAAGAGTGGTCCACCGTAGACcttattaaattttgtaatttaaaccgtttgatCTGTGTTTTAAAAGGATGACCATTGAATTACGCATGTGTATTTTATCTTACCGCGAGTCAACAACACCTAATTATTTctccctttcttcatcttcttcctccctCTTCTTCAACATATTCATGTCATTTTCACATacattcataaacaaaattaaaaaaccatAATTACTTCCGCTCTTTACAAAATATATTCCCCATCATGActcttctttcattttcttttctttcttcctctttACAAAACTATACTCTCGCTCTCCTCTTTTTCCGGCCATCCACCGTGGTATTTCCGGCCATCTTTTGTCTAACAAAATATGTAATATTCATCCGTTCTTCATTCTCTATCTCattctgaaatttaattttggatCGGAGACAGTTTTTTAGTCTCCAAACCGTCACTTCCATTGTTAGATTTAGACCACCACAAATTATTTCGTGACAAACCACCACCATAAACATACTCTCCTTCATATTCTCTACAAAACCCACAAAGAAAAACTATGATCGGATGACTTTGCTCCGGCGACCACCGCTCCGGGAAATACGACCACCGCGCCGGATTTCGTTTGTGTTCACTGTTTCGGAAAATTGCAGCTggcatttgttttgttttgatttgttgattttgtttgattaatCGAAGTTGGGTATATATTGGTACTGGTTCAGCCGTTTGCAGAATTTGTGTTTTTCATTTCCTTGCTAGCTGCTGCCCCATATCTCTTTCCAGTAGGCATGTGTTTGTTAGTGGAGTgggagttgtttttttttttttttttctttctttctactcTAACGGTCTATTGCCAAAACCATGATTTTGCAAGAAAAATAATagtgttatttttgtttct from Medicago truncatula cultivar Jemalong A17 chromosome 8, MtrunA17r5.0-ANR, whole genome shotgun sequence includes the following:
- the LOC11415739 gene encoding uncharacterized protein, which translates into the protein MKKLARKFRRNSEDHKYSLPVHDDDSRPLDSKEQEELVRSLETNQAHQSRFWRTVFAALVSCYILFLLYSIFHQVSSPWELRYHAYFMEEIDSWMIISADFVAILAFSFAIKGLLHESMHHRRWIWYSWYTDIVLAIFWLYYMSRLPKFHWDVIWLPFGPLSASTICLYVDHLLTESSEEIKKLHGYMYAYKAS